From the Pseudomonas sp. SORT22 genome, one window contains:
- the prpC gene encoding 2-methylcitrate synthase: MAEAKVLSGAGLRGQVAGQTALSTVGQAGAGLTYRGYDVRDLAEHALFEEVAYLLLYGELPSKAQLAEYQQKLKTLRDLPQALKEVLERIPANAHPMDVMRTGCSVLGTLEQELTFAQQHDKTDRLLALFPAVMCYWYRFSHHGVRIDCSSDEDTLGGHFLHLLHGKKPSELHVKVMNVSLILYAEHEFNASTFTARVCASTLSDLYSCVTAAIGSLRGPLHGGANEAAMELIERFQSPQEAVTELLQMLARKDKIMGFGHAIYKESDPRNEVIKAWSKKLADEVGDTVLYPVSEAIDKTMWEQKKLFPNADFYHASAYHFMGIPTKLFTPIFVCSRLTGWAAHVFEQRANNRIIRPSAEYTGVEQRKFVPIEQR; the protein is encoded by the coding sequence ATGGCCGAAGCAAAAGTACTCAGCGGTGCCGGCCTGCGTGGTCAAGTGGCCGGGCAAACCGCACTGTCGACCGTGGGCCAGGCCGGTGCCGGCCTGACCTACCGTGGTTACGACGTGCGCGACCTGGCCGAGCACGCGCTGTTTGAAGAAGTCGCCTACCTGCTGCTGTACGGCGAGCTGCCAAGCAAGGCGCAGCTGGCCGAGTACCAGCAAAAGCTGAAAACCCTGCGCGACCTGCCGCAGGCCCTCAAGGAAGTGCTTGAGCGCATTCCGGCCAACGCCCACCCGATGGATGTCATGCGTACCGGTTGCTCGGTGCTCGGCACCCTGGAGCAGGAGCTGACCTTTGCGCAGCAGCACGACAAGACCGATCGCCTGCTGGCGCTGTTCCCGGCGGTGATGTGCTATTGGTACCGCTTCAGCCACCATGGCGTGCGCATCGACTGCAGCAGCGACGAAGACACCCTCGGCGGCCACTTCCTGCACCTGCTGCACGGCAAGAAGCCGAGCGAGCTGCACGTCAAGGTGATGAACGTCTCGCTGATTCTTTACGCCGAGCACGAATTCAACGCCTCGACCTTCACCGCGCGGGTTTGTGCCTCGACCCTGTCCGACCTGTACTCCTGCGTCACCGCCGCCATCGGCTCGCTGCGCGGCCCGTTGCATGGCGGCGCCAACGAAGCGGCGATGGAGCTGATCGAGCGCTTCCAGAGCCCGCAGGAAGCGGTCACCGAGCTGCTGCAGATGCTCGCGCGCAAGGACAAGATCATGGGCTTTGGCCATGCCATCTACAAAGAGTCCGACCCGCGTAACGAAGTGATCAAGGCCTGGTCGAAGAAGCTGGCGGACGAGGTGGGCGATACCGTGCTGTACCCGGTGTCCGAAGCCATCGACAAGACCATGTGGGAGCAGAAGAAACTGTTCCCCAACGCCGACTTCTACCATGCCTCGGCGTACCACTTCATGGGCATCCCGACCAAGCTGTTCACCCCGATCTTCGTCTGCTCGCGCCTGACCGGCTGGGCGGCGCATGTGTTCGAACAGCGTGCCAACAACCGCATCATCCGCCCGAGCGCCGAGTACACCGGCGTCGAACAGCGCAAGTTCGTGCCAATCGAACAACGCTGA
- the acnD gene encoding Fe/S-dependent 2-methylisocitrate dehydratase AcnD: MNSEFRKNLPGTGLDYFDARAAVDAIKPGAYDRLPYTSRVLAENLVRRCDPASLNASLGQLIERKRDLDFPWFPARVVCHDILGQTALVDLAGLRDAIAEGGGDPAQVNPVVPVQLIVDHSLAVECGGFDPQAFEKNRAIEDRRNEDRFHFINWTKKAFKNVDVIQPGNGIMHQINLEKMSPVIHAERGVAYPDTCVGTDSHTPHVDALGVIAIGVGGLEAENVMLGRASWMRLPEIVGVELSGKPQPGITATDVVLALTEFLRKEKVVGAYLEFYGEGARALTLGDRATISNMAPEYGATAAMFSIDQQTIDYLKLTGREDQQVKLVETYAKVAGLWSDSLANAEYERVLRFDLSSVVRNMAGPSNPHARVATSDLASKGIAGQWEEVPGQMPDGAVIIAAITSCTNTSNPRNVIAAGLLARNANKLGLVRKPWVKSSLAPGSKTVALYLKEAGLDDELEQLGFGIVAFACTTCNGMSGALDPLIQQEIIDRDLYATAVLSGNRNFDGRIHPYAKQAFLASPPLVVAYAIAGTIRFDIEKDVLGVVDGKEIRLKDIWPSDEEIDAVVKAAVKPEQFRQVYIPMFAVQEDTGPKVTPLYDWRPMSTYIRRPPYWEGALAGERTLKGMRPLAVLPDNITTDHLSPSNAIMLDSAAGEYLAKMGLPEEDFNSYATHRGDHLTAQRATFANPKLFNEMVQENGKVKQGSLARLEPEGKVTRMWEAIETYMQRKQPLIIVAGADYGQGSSRDWAAKGVRLAGVEAIVAEGFERIHRTNLVGMGVLPLEFKAGVNRKTLGIDGTETFDVLGERTPRATLTLVITRANGERVEVPVTCRLDTAEEVSIYEAGGVLQRFAQDFLESAVAV; encoded by the coding sequence ATGAATAGTGAATTTCGCAAGAACCTGCCGGGCACTGGCCTGGATTATTTCGACGCCCGCGCGGCTGTCGATGCGATCAAGCCCGGCGCCTATGACCGTCTTCCCTATACCTCGCGGGTGCTGGCGGAAAACCTTGTGCGCCGCTGCGACCCGGCCAGCCTCAATGCTTCGCTGGGCCAGCTGATCGAGCGCAAGCGCGACCTCGACTTCCCCTGGTTCCCGGCCCGTGTGGTGTGCCACGACATTCTTGGCCAGACCGCGCTGGTCGACCTCGCCGGCCTGCGCGACGCCATCGCCGAAGGCGGCGGTGACCCTGCCCAGGTCAACCCGGTGGTGCCGGTGCAACTGATCGTCGACCACTCCCTGGCGGTGGAATGCGGTGGTTTCGACCCGCAGGCGTTCGAGAAGAACCGCGCCATTGAAGACCGCCGCAACGAAGACCGTTTCCACTTCATCAACTGGACCAAAAAGGCGTTCAAGAACGTCGACGTGATTCAGCCAGGCAACGGCATCATGCACCAGATCAACCTGGAGAAAATGTCGCCGGTGATCCATGCCGAGCGCGGCGTGGCCTACCCGGATACCTGCGTCGGCACCGACAGCCACACCCCGCACGTCGATGCCCTGGGCGTGATCGCCATCGGCGTCGGCGGCCTTGAGGCCGAAAACGTCATGCTCGGCCGTGCCTCGTGGATGCGCCTGCCGGAGATCGTCGGCGTCGAGCTTTCGGGCAAGCCGCAGCCGGGCATCACCGCCACCGACGTGGTACTGGCCCTGACCGAATTCCTGCGCAAGGAAAAGGTCGTTGGCGCCTACCTTGAATTCTACGGCGAAGGCGCTCGCGCCCTGACCCTGGGCGACCGCGCGACCATCTCCAACATGGCCCCGGAATACGGCGCCACCGCGGCGATGTTCTCGATCGACCAGCAGACCATCGACTACCTCAAGCTCACCGGCCGTGAAGACCAGCAGGTCAAGCTGGTAGAAACCTACGCCAAGGTCGCAGGCCTCTGGTCCGACAGCCTGGCCAACGCCGAGTACGAGCGAGTGCTGCGTTTTGACCTGTCCAGCGTCGTGCGCAACATGGCCGGGCCGTCCAACCCGCACGCCCGGGTCGCCACCAGCGACCTGGCGAGCAAGGGCATCGCCGGCCAGTGGGAGGAAGTACCGGGGCAAATGCCCGATGGCGCGGTGATCATCGCTGCCATCACCAGTTGCACCAACACCAGCAACCCGCGCAACGTGATTGCCGCCGGTTTGCTTGCGCGCAACGCCAACAAGCTGGGCCTGGTGCGCAAGCCGTGGGTCAAGTCTTCGCTGGCACCGGGTTCCAAAACCGTCGCCCTGTACCTGAAAGAGGCGGGCCTGGATGACGAGCTGGAGCAGCTCGGTTTTGGCATCGTCGCCTTTGCCTGCACCACCTGTAACGGTATGTCTGGCGCGCTGGATCCGCTGATACAGCAGGAAATCATCGACCGCGACCTGTACGCCACCGCCGTGCTCTCGGGCAACCGCAACTTCGACGGGCGGATTCACCCATACGCCAAGCAGGCGTTCCTGGCGTCGCCGCCGCTGGTGGTGGCCTACGCGATTGCCGGCACCATCCGTTTCGACATCGAGAAGGACGTGCTGGGCGTGGTCGACGGCAAGGAAATCCGCCTGAAAGACATCTGGCCAAGCGACGAAGAGATCGACGCGGTGGTCAAGGCCGCGGTCAAGCCCGAGCAGTTCCGCCAGGTGTACATCCCGATGTTCGCCGTGCAGGAAGACACAGGGCCCAAGGTCACCCCGCTGTACGACTGGCGCCCGATGAGCACCTACATCCGCCGCCCGCCGTACTGGGAAGGCGCCCTGGCCGGCGAGCGCACGCTCAAGGGCATGCGCCCGCTGGCGGTGCTGCCGGACAACATCACCACCGACCACCTGTCGCCGTCCAACGCCATCATGCTCGACAGCGCCGCCGGTGAATACCTGGCGAAAATGGGCCTGCCGGAGGAAGACTTCAACTCCTACGCGACCCACCGTGGTGACCATCTGACCGCTCAGCGCGCAACCTTTGCCAACCCGAAACTGTTCAACGAAATGGTCCAGGAAAACGGCAAGGTCAAGCAGGGTTCGCTGGCGCGCCTCGAGCCGGAAGGCAAGGTCACGCGCATGTGGGAGGCGATCGAAACCTACATGCAGCGCAAACAGCCGCTGATCATCGTTGCCGGTGCCGACTACGGCCAGGGCTCGTCCCGTGACTGGGCGGCCAAGGGCGTGCGCTTGGCCGGTGTCGAGGCCATCGTCGCCGAAGGCTTCGAGCGTATCCACCGTACCAACCTGGTGGGCATGGGCGTGTTGCCGCTGGAGTTCAAGGCGGGCGTCAACCGCAAGACCCTGGGCATCGACGGCACTGAAACCTTCGACGTGCTCGGTGAGCGCACCCCGCGGGCGACCCTGACCCTGGTCATCACCCGGGCCAACGGTGAGCGTGTCGAAGTGCCGGTGACCTGCCGCCTGGATACCGCCGAAGAAGTCTCGATCTACGAAGCGGGCGGGGTGCTGCAGCGCTTTGCCCAGGACTTCCTCGAATCGGCGGTCGCGGTTTGA
- the prpF gene encoding 2-methylaconitate cis-trans isomerase PrpF, translated as MAHVPQIKIPATYIRGGTSKGVFFRLDDLPQSAQIPGPARDALLLRVIGSPDPYGKQIDGMGGATSSTSKTVILSRSIKPEHDVDYLFGQVSIDTAFVDWSGNCGNLSAAVGSFAISAGLVDGSRIPHNGVAVVRIWQANIGKTIVAHVPITDGEVQETGDFELDGVTFPAAEVQLEFMDPAADEDGEGGSMFPTGNLVDDLVVPGVGTLKATLINAGIPTIFIQAEALGYTGTELQDAINGDSQALARFEAIRAYGAVRMGLIEHIDEAAKRQHTPKVAFVAPAAAYQSSSGKAVAAGDVDLLVRALSMGKLHHAMMGTAAVAIGTAAAVPDTLVNLAAGGGERTAVRFGHPSGTLRVGAEARQVNGEWTVTKAIMSRSARVLMEGWVRVPGDAF; from the coding sequence ATGGCTCACGTACCCCAGATCAAAATCCCCGCCACCTACATTCGTGGCGGCACCAGCAAGGGCGTATTCTTTCGCCTCGACGACCTGCCGCAAAGCGCGCAGATCCCGGGCCCGGCCCGCGACGCGCTGCTGCTGCGGGTAATCGGCAGCCCCGACCCCTACGGCAAGCAGATCGACGGCATGGGCGGCGCGACGTCGAGCACCAGCAAGACCGTGATCCTCTCGCGCAGCATCAAGCCCGAGCATGATGTCGACTACCTGTTCGGCCAGGTCTCGATCGACACCGCGTTCGTCGACTGGAGCGGCAACTGCGGCAACCTCTCGGCAGCCGTTGGTTCGTTCGCCATCAGCGCCGGCCTGGTCGACGGCAGCCGCATCCCGCACAACGGCGTGGCCGTGGTGCGCATCTGGCAGGCCAATATCGGCAAGACCATCGTTGCCCACGTGCCGATCACTGACGGTGAAGTGCAGGAAACCGGCGACTTCGAACTGGACGGCGTGACCTTCCCGGCCGCCGAAGTGCAGCTCGAATTCATGGACCCGGCCGCCGACGAAGACGGCGAGGGCGGCTCGATGTTCCCCACCGGCAACCTGGTCGATGACCTGGTGGTGCCCGGCGTCGGCACCCTGAAAGCCACGCTGATCAATGCCGGCATCCCGACCATCTTCATCCAGGCCGAGGCCCTCGGCTACACCGGTACCGAGCTGCAGGATGCGATCAACGGCGACTCGCAGGCCCTGGCCCGTTTCGAAGCCATCCGTGCCTATGGTGCGGTGCGCATGGGCCTGATCGAGCATATCGACGAGGCCGCCAAGCGCCAGCACACACCGAAAGTCGCCTTTGTCGCGCCAGCGGCGGCTTATCAGTCATCCAGTGGTAAAGCCGTGGCCGCCGGCGACGTTGATCTATTGGTACGGGCGCTGTCCATGGGCAAGCTGCACCACGCCATGATGGGCACCGCTGCGGTTGCCATTGGTACTGCCGCGGCAGTGCCTGACACCCTGGTCAACCTCGCCGCCGGTGGTGGCGAGCGCACGGCCGTACGTTTCGGTCACCCCTCGGGCACCCTGCGCGTCGGCGCCGAAGCCCGCCAGGTGAACGGTGAGTGGACTGTCACCAAAGCAATCATGAGCCGCAGCGCTCGCGTACTGATGGAGGGCTGGGTACGGGTACCCGGTGATGCCTTCTAA
- the prpD gene encoding 2-methylcitrate dehydratase: protein MSANVDLNNRPDYDRVLQDIADYVLGYKVESQEALDTARNCLMDTLGCGLLALRFPECTKHLGPLVEGTVVPFGARVPGTRYRLDPVKAAWDIGCIVRWLDYNDTWLAAEWGHPSDNLGGILAVADHLSQKRVANGEAPLSMRVVLEAMVMAHEIQGVIALENSFNRVGLDHVLLVKVASTAVCAKLMGANREQLLAALSHAFVDGQALRTYRHAPNAGSRKSWAAGDASSRGVRLADIALRGEMGIPGVLTAPQWGFYDVLFSHTNKDLALKPEGKRAFSLSQKYASYVMENVLFKISFPAEFHAQTACEAAVTLHPQVRNRLHEIERIVITTHESAIRIISKVGTLANAADRDHCIQYMTAVPLIFGNLVAEQYEDDFHAAHPIIDRLREKMEIVEEPRFTREYLEADKRSIANAVQVFFNDGSSTEQVVVEYPIGHRRRRAEGIPLLEEKFKANLATRFTGQRSAQIFALCKDQQALEATAVQRFVDLFVI, encoded by the coding sequence ATGAGTGCCAACGTTGATCTGAACAACCGTCCCGACTACGACCGGGTGCTGCAGGACATCGCCGATTACGTCCTCGGCTACAAGGTCGAGTCGCAGGAGGCGCTGGACACCGCGCGCAACTGCCTGATGGACACCCTGGGCTGCGGCCTGCTGGCCCTGCGCTTCCCGGAATGCACCAAGCACCTGGGGCCGCTGGTGGAGGGCACGGTGGTGCCGTTCGGTGCGCGGGTGCCAGGTACCCGCTACCGCCTGGACCCGGTCAAGGCCGCCTGGGACATCGGTTGCATCGTCCGTTGGCTCGATTACAACGACACCTGGCTGGCTGCCGAATGGGGCCACCCCTCGGACAACCTCGGCGGTATCCTGGCCGTCGCCGATCACCTCTCGCAAAAACGCGTGGCCAATGGCGAAGCGCCGCTGAGCATGCGCGTAGTGCTTGAGGCGATGGTCATGGCTCATGAGATCCAGGGTGTGATTGCCCTGGAAAACTCCTTCAACCGCGTTGGCCTTGATCATGTGTTGCTGGTCAAGGTCGCCTCGACCGCGGTGTGCGCCAAGCTCATGGGCGCCAATCGCGAACAGCTGCTGGCGGCGTTGTCCCACGCCTTTGTCGATGGGCAGGCGTTGCGTACTTATCGCCATGCGCCGAACGCCGGCTCGCGCAAGTCCTGGGCGGCGGGCGATGCCTCCAGCCGTGGCGTGCGCCTGGCCGATATCGCCCTGCGTGGCGAGATGGGTATCCCCGGGGTGCTGACGGCGCCGCAGTGGGGCTTTTATGACGTGCTGTTCAGCCACACCAACAAGGACCTGGCGCTCAAACCTGAAGGCAAACGTGCTTTCAGCCTGAGTCAGAAGTACGCAAGCTACGTGATGGAAAACGTGCTGTTCAAGATCAGCTTCCCGGCCGAATTCCATGCCCAGACTGCCTGCGAAGCGGCAGTCACCTTGCACCCGCAGGTGCGCAACCGCCTGCATGAAATCGAGCGTATCGTCATTACCACCCATGAGTCGGCGATCCGCATCATCTCCAAGGTTGGCACCCTGGCCAATGCCGCTGACCGTGATCACTGCATCCAGTACATGACCGCCGTGCCGCTGATTTTCGGCAACCTGGTGGCCGAGCAGTACGAAGATGATTTCCATGCTGCGCACCCGATCATTGACCGTCTGCGCGAGAAGATGGAGATCGTCGAAGAGCCGCGATTCACCCGCGAGTACCTGGAGGCCGACAAGCGTTCGATCGCCAATGCTGTGCAGGTGTTCTTCAACGATGGTTCGAGTACCGAGCAGGTGGTGGTGGAGTACCCGATCGGCCATCGCCGGCGCCGGGCCGAGGGCATTCCGCTACTGGAAGAGAAGTTCAAGGCCAACCTGGCGACGCGGTTTACCGGGCAGCGTTCGGCGCAGATATTTGCCCTGTGCAAGGACCAGCAGGCGCTTGAAGCGACGGCAGTGCAGCGGTTTGTGGATTTGTTTGTGATCTGA
- the acnB gene encoding bifunctional aconitate hydratase 2/2-methylisocitrate dehydratase, producing the protein MLEAYRKHIEERAAQGIVPQPLNAEQTAGLVELLKNPPAGEEAVLVDLITNRVPPGVDEAAYVKAGFLSAIAKGEATSPLIDKKRAVELLGTMQGGYNIATMVELLDNAELAPVAAEQLKHTLLMFDAFHDVAEKAKAGNAHAKAVLESWAAGEWFTSKPAIADKYSLTVFKVPGETNTDDLSPAPDAWSRPDIPLHALAMLKMARDGIVPEQQGAIGPLKQIEEVKAKGFPVAYVGDVVGTGSSRKSATNSVLWFFGDDIPYVPNKRAGGFCFGSKIAPIFYNTMEDAGALPIEFDVSNLNMGDVIDVYPHAGKVCKHGTEDVITTFELKTPVLLDEVRAGGRIPLIVGRGLTEKARAELGLGPTDLFKLPEAPVDTGKGYTLAQKMVGKACGLPEGKGVRPGTYCEPKMTTVGSQDTTGPMTRDELKDLACLGFSADLVMQSFCHTAAYPKPIDVTTHHTLPDFIRTRGGVSLRPGDGIIHSWLNRMLLPDTVGTGGDSHTRFPIGISFPAGSGLVAFAAATGVMPLDMPESVLVRFKGKLQPGITLRDLVHAIPYYGIQKGLLTVEKKGKINAFSGRILEIEGLDELTVEQAFELSDASAERSAAGCTIKLPEKAVAEYLKSNITLLRWMISEGYGDARTMERRAQAMEAWLANPQLLAADKDAEYAEIIEIDLADVKEPVLCAPNDPDDARLLSSVQGEKIDEVFIGSCMTNIGHFRAAGKLLDKVKGSIPTRLWLSPPTKMDAHQLTEEGYYGIYGKAGARMEMPGCSLCMGNQARVAANSTVVSTSTRNFPNRLGDGANVYLASAELAAVASILGKLPTVEEYMEYAKNIDSMAADVYRYLSFDQIAEFREAAANAKIPVVQA; encoded by the coding sequence GTGCTTGAAGCCTACCGCAAACACATCGAAGAGCGTGCCGCCCAGGGTATCGTGCCCCAGCCGCTTAACGCCGAACAAACCGCAGGCCTGGTCGAGCTGCTGAAGAATCCCCCTGCTGGCGAAGAAGCAGTCCTCGTCGACCTGATCACCAATCGCGTTCCACCAGGAGTGGACGAAGCCGCCTACGTCAAGGCCGGTTTCCTTTCCGCCATCGCCAAAGGCGAAGCCACCTCGCCGCTGATCGACAAGAAGCGCGCCGTTGAGCTGCTGGGCACCATGCAGGGCGGCTACAACATCGCCACCATGGTCGAGCTGCTGGACAACGCCGAACTGGCCCCTGTGGCCGCCGAACAGCTCAAGCACACCCTGCTGATGTTCGATGCCTTCCACGACGTCGCCGAAAAAGCCAAGGCGGGCAATGCCCACGCCAAGGCCGTGCTGGAATCCTGGGCCGCCGGTGAGTGGTTCACCAGCAAGCCAGCCATCGCTGACAAGTACAGCCTGACCGTGTTCAAGGTCCCTGGCGAAACCAACACCGACGACCTGTCCCCTGCCCCGGACGCCTGGTCGCGCCCTGACATCCCGCTGCACGCCCTGGCCATGCTGAAAATGGCCCGTGACGGCATCGTGCCTGAGCAACAAGGCGCCATCGGCCCGCTCAAGCAGATCGAAGAAGTCAAAGCCAAAGGCTTCCCGGTTGCCTACGTCGGTGACGTGGTCGGTACCGGTTCCTCGCGTAAATCCGCCACCAACTCGGTGCTGTGGTTCTTCGGCGACGACATCCCGTACGTACCGAACAAACGCGCTGGCGGCTTCTGCTTCGGTTCGAAAATCGCCCCGATCTTCTACAACACCATGGAAGACGCCGGCGCCCTGCCGATCGAGTTCGACGTGTCGAACCTGAACATGGGCGACGTCATCGACGTTTACCCGCACGCTGGCAAAGTCTGCAAGCACGGCACCGAAGACGTCATCACCACCTTCGAACTGAAGACCCCGGTGCTGCTCGACGAAGTCCGCGCTGGCGGCCGTATCCCGCTGATCGTCGGCCGTGGCCTGACCGAGAAAGCCCGCGCCGAGCTGGGCCTGGGCCCAACCGACCTGTTCAAGCTGCCTGAAGCACCTGTCGACACCGGCAAGGGCTACACCCTGGCACAGAAGATGGTCGGTAAAGCCTGCGGCCTGCCGGAAGGCAAAGGCGTGCGTCCAGGCACCTACTGCGAACCGAAGATGACCACCGTCGGCTCCCAGGACACCACTGGCCCGATGACCCGTGACGAACTGAAAGACCTGGCGTGCCTGGGCTTCTCCGCCGACCTGGTCATGCAGTCGTTCTGCCACACCGCGGCCTATCCAAAGCCGATCGACGTCACCACCCACCACACCCTGCCGGATTTCATCCGCACCCGTGGCGGCGTGTCCCTGCGTCCAGGCGACGGCATCATCCACAGCTGGCTGAACCGCATGCTGCTGCCGGACACCGTCGGTACCGGTGGTGACTCGCACACCCGCTTCCCGATCGGCATCTCGTTCCCTGCAGGTTCCGGCCTGGTCGCCTTCGCCGCGGCCACCGGCGTCATGCCGCTGGACATGCCGGAGTCGGTACTGGTGCGCTTCAAGGGCAAGCTGCAGCCAGGCATCACCCTGCGTGACCTGGTCCATGCCATCCCTTACTATGGCATCCAGAAAGGCCTGCTGACCGTCGAGAAGAAAGGCAAGATCAACGCCTTCTCCGGCCGCATCCTGGAAATCGAAGGCCTGGACGAGCTGACCGTCGAGCAAGCGTTCGAACTGTCCGACGCCTCGGCCGAACGTTCGGCTGCCGGTTGCACCATCAAGCTGCCGGAAAAAGCCGTTGCCGAGTACCTGAAGTCGAACATCACCCTGCTGCGCTGGATGATCAGCGAAGGCTACGGCGATGCCCGCACCATGGAACGCCGCGCGCAAGCGATGGAAGCCTGGCTGGCCAACCCGCAACTGCTGGCTGCCGACAAGGACGCCGAATACGCCGAGATCATCGAGATTGACCTGGCCGACGTCAAAGAGCCTGTACTCTGCGCCCCGAACGACCCGGACGACGCCCGTCTGCTGTCCTCGGTACAGGGCGAGAAGATCGACGAAGTGTTCATCGGTTCGTGCATGACCAACATCGGTCACTTCCGCGCTGCCGGCAAGCTGCTGGACAAGGTCAAAGGCTCGATCCCGACCCGTCTGTGGCTGTCGCCGCCCACCAAGATGGACGCTCACCAGCTGACCGAAGAAGGCTACTACGGCATCTACGGCAAGGCTGGCGCGCGCATGGAAATGCCGGGCTGCTCGCTGTGCATGGGTAACCAGGCACGCGTTGCGGCGAACTCGACCGTAGTGTCGACTTCGACCCGTAACTTCCCGAACCGTCTGGGTGATGGCGCCAACGTCTACCTGGCCTCTGCCGAGCTGGCCGCTGTTGCCTCGATCCTGGGCAAGCTGCCAACCGTCGAAGAGTACATGGAGTACGCGAAGAACATCGACAGCATGGCTGCCGACGTTTACCGCTACCTGAGCTTCGACCAGATCGCCGAGTTCCGTGAAGCCGCTGCGAACGCCAAGATCCCGGTTGTTCAAGCCTAA
- a CDS encoding DUF1289 domain-containing protein: protein MSNQSIKTPCVGLCSTVYGDLVCRGCKRFHHEVINWNGYNEDEKRAVWLRLEQLLVQVMVAKLEVFDATRLRQQLELRKVRFVAHQSEYCWAYQLIARGARVIRELEAYGMVLLPEFRDWELPELRDAIDREFFLLSEAHYQRYIAPGFLKDALG from the coding sequence ATGTCCAATCAGTCAATTAAAACGCCTTGCGTCGGCCTCTGTTCCACGGTTTACGGGGACTTGGTGTGCCGTGGCTGCAAGCGTTTTCACCATGAAGTGATCAACTGGAACGGCTACAACGAAGATGAGAAGCGTGCGGTGTGGCTGCGCCTGGAGCAATTGCTGGTGCAGGTCATGGTGGCCAAACTTGAAGTCTTTGATGCCACGCGCCTGCGCCAGCAACTGGAGCTGCGCAAGGTCCGCTTCGTAGCGCATCAGTCCGAATATTGCTGGGCTTATCAACTGATTGCCCGCGGCGCACGGGTGATCCGTGAGCTGGAGGCTTACGGCATGGTGCTGCTGCCGGAGTTTCGCGACTGGGAATTGCCCGAGCTGCGCGATGCCATTGATCGGGAATTCTTCCTGCTGTCTGAAGCGCATTACCAGCGCTATATCGCGCCAGGCTTTCTCAAGGATGCCTTGGGGTAG
- a CDS encoding universal stress protein, translated as MQEVRSILVVLDPDHAHSRALTRAKLIAGVTGARLHLLMCDKKHDHSALLSLLASQLHDDGYNNVTHEQAWHDTLHESIVSVQQAEGCELVIKEHRPDNPLKRALLTPSDWKLLRQCPCAVLMVKSERPWTGGVILAAVDVGNHDEAHRLLHTSIIDHGYAIASLAKGELHVISAHPSPMLSAADPVYQLKDTIERKYREECAAFQAEFDISNERLHVAEGPADVLIPYTAKKYEAAVTVIGTVARTGISGALIGNTAEVVLDALECDVLVLKTEEVKVQLTELARG; from the coding sequence ATGCAAGAAGTACGCAGCATCCTGGTGGTACTGGATCCCGATCACGCTCACAGCCGGGCGCTGACCCGGGCCAAACTGATCGCCGGGGTCACCGGCGCGCGCCTGCACTTGCTGATGTGCGACAAGAAACACGACCACAGCGCCCTGCTCAGCCTGCTGGCCAGCCAGCTGCATGATGACGGCTACAACAACGTAACCCATGAGCAGGCCTGGCACGACACCTTGCACGAGTCGATCGTCAGTGTGCAGCAGGCCGAAGGCTGCGAGCTGGTGATCAAGGAGCATCGCCCGGATAACCCACTCAAGCGCGCCCTGCTCACCCCCAGCGACTGGAAGCTGCTGCGCCAGTGCCCGTGCGCGGTATTGATGGTCAAGAGCGAGCGCCCGTGGACCGGCGGGGTGATTCTTGCCGCAGTCGACGTCGGCAACCACGACGAGGCCCATCGCCTGCTGCACACCAGCATCATCGACCATGGCTACGCGATCGCAAGCCTGGCCAAGGGCGAGCTGCATGTGATCAGCGCCCATCCGTCGCCGATGCTGTCAGCGGCAGACCCGGTGTATCAGCTCAAAGACACCATCGAGCGCAAGTACCGCGAGGAATGCGCAGCGTTCCAGGCCGAGTTCGATATCAGCAATGAGCGCCTGCATGTTGCCGAAGGGCCGGCGGATGTGCTGATTCCCTATACGGCGAAAAAGTACGAAGCGGCGGTGACGGTGATTGGCACCGTGGCCCGTACCGGGATTTCCGGGGCGCTGATCGGCAACACCGCGGAAGTGGTGCTCGATGCGCTGGAGTGTGATGTGCTGGTGCTCAAGACCGAGGAGGTGAAGGTGCAGCTGACGGAACTGGCCAGGGGCTGA